From Rutidosis leptorrhynchoides isolate AG116_Rl617_1_P2 chromosome 3, CSIRO_AGI_Rlap_v1, whole genome shotgun sequence, a single genomic window includes:
- the LOC139901215 gene encoding uncharacterized protein: MSCVKWPLLFHYYYPHTLNLNQTKKKKHHKPPQNDIQPRYKRKHHDKKKKKKTPATTCIATAATAIAAIAIITAISVTPAIAISATLQVSSFFFLFWSCHHHRHRYPATPPSPPPATPPPPSPEVNFLDNKSASWPVSNPILASGSVTMFVVINGVDPKAYS; encoded by the exons atGAGTTGTGTAAAGTGGCCATTATTGTTTCATTATTATTACCCTCATACACTAAATCTCAaccagacaaaaaaaaaaaaacaccacaAACCCCCACAAAACGACATCCAGCCCCGCTATAAAAGGAAGCAccacgacaaaaaaaaaaaaaaaaaaacaccagcAACCACCTGCATCGCCACGGCTGCCACCGCCATCGCCGCCATCGCCATCATCACAGCCATCTCCGTCACACCTGCCATCGCCATCTCCGCCACCCTTCAGGTATCTTCCTTCTTCTTCCTTTTTTGGTCCTGCCATCACCATCGCCACCGCTATCCGGCGACACCACCATCGCCACCACCAGCGACACCACCGCCGCCATCACCAGAG GTGAACTTTTTGGACAATAAAAGTGCATCATGGCCTGTATCAAACCCAATTTTAGCTTCAGGTTCAGTTACTATGTTCGTTGTGATTAACGGAGTTGACCCAAAG GCATATTCCTGA
- the LOC139901216 gene encoding uncharacterized protein codes for MTMTTLLLPRFFILESGGRYLRVTEASQPSLGLLKFDEEQIWSPRVKFAVERAETTSVDDVGQQLVHIRSCYNNKYWEALPDKTTGLISASGKKPEEDRSKVSCTLFEIEPVQGNTEALRLRFVQNGRKYAGRLLPDSTSNVAIHDGVTLSAMSSTLSEFNVINAETLVILPKEVSFRSEDLDKNYLVSRTLDRWWPYQRFESGMDVGDPLVAKELSPLSNGNYRVYDLHFAKFWIRTDTDWVRADATPQDTSNKDTFFEVVKVSDTIISLRNLGNNKFCGAITKEGKDNCLIADYPNISRQVRLMIHERVLRREITDIKYRLTDSRIYQEEIQEVTHSFANNDSETHESTVTLTYSVSESKTTHWTNSMSISVGVSVGFEVSVVPLIVTGTVTTTTNFSDTYEWGVSETTETKRESTYTVVVPPLTSMKVTLMATKGACDVPFSYTQTDLLTTGKTVSTTKDDGLYTGINSYNFHFQSTKVTKDAQGRLLF; via the coding sequence ATGACGATGACGACATTGCTCCTCCCAAGGTTTTTTATACTGGAATCCGGGGGGAGATATTTAAGGGTAACCGAAGCAAGTCAGCCATCATTGGGGTTGCTAAAATTTGATGAAGAACAAATTTGGAGTCCACGTGTAAAGTTTGCGGTGGAGAGAGCTGAAACAACAAGCGTGGATGATGTTGGGCAACAGCTGGTGCACATAAGATCTTGTTACAACAATAAGTATTGGGAGGCCTTACCAGACAAAACTACAGGTCTAATTAGTGCATCTGGAAAGAAGCCAGAGGAAGACCGATCAAAAGTCTCATGCACCTTGTTCGAGATTGAACCTGTCCAGGGAAACACAGAAGCTCTCCGTTTAAGGTTCGTTCAGAACGGGAGGAAGTATGCAGGCCGCTTATTGCCCGACAGTACTTCCAATGTGGCCATCCATGATGGCGTTACATTATCCGCCATGAGCAGCACGTTATCTGAATTCAATGTAATTAATGCGGAAACGCTGGTCATACTTCCCAAGGAAGTCTCATTCAGATCTGAAGACTTAGACAAAAATTATCTCGTCTCCCGTACCCTTGATAGATGGTGGCCATATCAGAGGTTCGAGTCTGGCATGGATGTCGGAGATCCACTGGTGGCCAAAGAGCTCTCCCCCTTATCTAATGGAAACTATCGTGTATATGACTTGCACTTTGCCAAGTTCTGGATACGTACTGATACTGACTGGGTAAGGGCTGACGCCACACCACAAGATACCTCTAATAAGGACACCTTTTTTGAAGTTGTGAAAGTAAGTGACACTATCATCAGTCTTCGCAATTTGGGAAACAACAAATTCTGTGGTGCAATCACCAAAGAGGGAAAAGACAACTGCCTAATCGCCGATTATCCTAACATCTCAAGACAGGTAAGGCTGATGATTCATGAGCGTGTCCTGCGTAGAGAGATCACAGATATCAAATATCGGCTCACGGACTCAAGGATTTATCAGGAGGAGATCCAAGAAGTTACCCATTCTTTTGCAAACAACGATAGTGAGACCCATGAGTCTACAGTCACTCTCACGTATTCAGTATCTGAGTCAAAGACCACTCATTGGACTAACAGTATGTCAATCTCGGTAGGTGTTAGCGTTGGATTCGAAGTATCAGTAGTTCCATTAATTGTGACTGGGACGGTAACAACAACAACTAACTTCAGCGACACCTATGAGTGGGGAGTTTCAGAGACAACGGAGACTAAAAGAGAGTCGACTTATACTGTGGTGGTGCCACCATTAACTTCAATGAAAGTGACCCTCATGGCCACAAAGGGTGCTTGCGATGTTCCTTTCTCCTACACTCAAACTGATCTTCTTACCACAGGTAAAACGGTTAGCACAACCAAGGACGACGGCCTTTACACCGGCATCAACAGTTACAACTTTCATTTTCAATCCACTAAGGTAACTAAGGATGCTCAAGGAAGACTTTTATTTTAA